Proteins encoded by one window of Sus scrofa isolate TJ Tabasco breed Duroc chromosome 12, Sscrofa11.1, whole genome shotgun sequence:
- the HEXIM2 gene encoding protein HEXIM2 — translation MESHSEEEDPPVAGGGLGWNGRGSGSQSPGGCSVEAVLARKKHRRRPSRRKRHWRPYLELSWAEKQQRDERQSQRASRVREEMFAKGQPVAPYNTTQFLMNDRDPEEPNLDVPQGASHPGSSGESEAGDSDGQGRAHGEFQQRDFSEAYERYHTESLQGRSKQELVRDYLDLERRLSQAEEETRRLQQLQGCTSRQPWRQVEELAAEVERLRTENQRLRQENEMWNREGSRRGGEPGT, via the coding sequence ATGGAGAGCCACTCAGAGGAGGAAGATCCTCCTGTGGCTGGAGGTGGCCTGGGCTGGAACGGTAGGGGTTCCGGCTCTCAGAGCCCAGGGGGCTGCTCAGTGGAGGCCGTACTGGCCCGGAAGAAGCACCGCCGGCGGCCTTCAAGGCGCAAGCGGCACTGGCGGCCCTACCTggagctgagctgggctgagaaGCAACAGCGGGATGAGAGGCAGAGCCAGAGGGCCTCCCGGGTCCGAGAGGAGATGTTCGCCAAGGGCCAGCCTGTGGCACCCTACAACACCACCCAGTTCCTGATGAACGACCGAGACCCTGAGGAGCCCAACCTGGATGTGCCCCAGGGGGCCTCCCACCCAGGCTCCAGCGGGGAGAGTGAGGCAGGGGACAGTGATGGGCAGGGCCGGGCTCACGGGGAGTTCCAGCAGAGGGACTTCTCCGAGGCCTACGAGCGCTATCACACCGAGAGCCTGCAGGGCCGCAGCAAGCAGGAGCTGGTGCGCGACTACCTGGATCTGGAGAGGCGGCTGTCACAGGCGGAGGAGGAGACGAGgaggctgcagcagctgcaggggtGCACCAGCCGGCAGCCCTGGCGCCAGGTGGAGGAGCTGGCCGCCGAAGTAGAGAGGCTCCGGACGGAGAACCAGCGGCTTCGGCAGGAGAATGAGATGTGGAACCGAGAGGGCAGCCGCCGGGGTGGGGAGCCGGGCACCTAG